GGGACCAACCCAACACCCAGGAAACCGCAGATGCCGCTCAAGAAAGGCGACGCCGCGCCCAGCGTGACGCTCCCGTCCACCACGAACCAGCCGGTCTCGCTGAACGAGCTGTGGAGCAAGCAGCCGCTGGTGGTGCTCTTCTTCCCGCTGGCCTTCACCAGCACGTGCACCGAGGAGCTGTGCACGGTGGGCGGCGACCTGGGCTCGTACACCGGCCTGGGCGCGCAGGTGGTGGCGGTGAGCGTGGACTCGCCGTTCGCGCTGGAGCGCTTCCGCAAGGAGACGGGCGCCGACTACCCGTTCCTCTCGGACTTCAACCGCGAGGCCACCAACGCGTTCGGCGTGCTGCGTCCCAGCCCGCTGGGGCCCGGCCTGCTGAACGTCTCCGACCGCGCGGCGTTCGTGATCGGCAC
This genomic interval from Longimicrobiaceae bacterium contains the following:
- a CDS encoding redoxin domain-containing protein; this translates as MPLKKGDAAPSVTLPSTTNQPVSLNELWSKQPLVVLFFPLAFTSTCTEELCTVGGDLGSYTGLGAQVVAVSVDSPFALERFRKETGADYPFLSDFNREATNAFGVLRPSPLGPGLLNVSDRAAFVIGTDGRIAYAWHSTNPGLLPPFDEIKGALQGLKQAA